From the genome of Chaetodon trifascialis isolate fChaTrf1 chromosome 4, fChaTrf1.hap1, whole genome shotgun sequence:
GCGCCTCTGGCCACAGCTGCCTTAAAATGACAATTAGGGCCTTTTCTAATCGTTGGGATTTAATATTTGTGAGCGGGCACCTCTCCACCGCAGATATCTCCACTCCAGCTGAGTTGTTGCTGCCAAACTTGAACGTGATCAGCTCCGGGTGCTTCTTTTTGGATGTGATCTTCACCACAGAGTTCAGTGCTTGTCTGGACTGGATGTAGGCGAAGCCCTTCCTTGAGGCGATCTCGCGCAGACAGTACATGTGAGTCGCTGTGATCAACAAGTggctggaaaaacaaataaacagcgTCAGTGCTGCGTTTCACGGATTCCTGAAGTATTGCGAGGCCTCTTGTTCATTCACGTTTAAGGAAGTGCAGATTAGTCATGTTCAAATGCAACTTCTTGCCCAATCCGACCCTCCACACCCACGACTGATGGGGAGGATGCGTCAGAGTGTCTGGCGAGCAGTATTTtgacacacattcattcaggcagcagctcaCCTGGGGAACATGTGACCGGTTTCTTTCACCTCGTTACACGGAATGTGATGCTTCACATCGGGTTTGTTTATCCACGTCTGAATGTTGACAATCTCCTTCCTGTCATCGTCCGACATGGATGAGCTGTCGATCTCATCTGAGGGGGCATTCGAAGCAGGTTCCTGTttagtttttcaaaataaaaaggtCTGAAATTGTTCGGCTACATTCAGCGGGACTTTACCTGTATCATACTCCTCTTCGTCACCGATGCTGAAAACGGGCTTCACCCCGCGGTAAGGTTTGCCAACGCGGTCGCTGCTGCTCACGTGCCTGCAGGTGGAAAGCAACATCAGCATCAGTGAAGGATGTGAAGACACATGAACGCCTGTGatgaaatcaaacacacataaGAAGATAGAAATGACATGAGCAGCTCCAGGCTGCGCTGAAACATTCAGCCCACTACTGCCACCTAATGCTGttaaacataaagaaaaagGTTAAATGAGACATTTATACTCCAGAGGGGCTACAGATTAGTCAGGCTATGATATTCAGGGCTATCTGCAGGCAGTCATAGggttgtttttatcttttttagtGGATTAATGCCTCCGCATAGCCCTGGCTATCATCTAACAGAACAATGAAATGGAAAGACAAACTGTTAAGAGCATCTCCAAGCAAACAGCAGTGAAGCTGAGGGTCTTCCTAAAACACCTCACGTATTCAGACAAGAGACGACGGCCTCAGTGAGTTGCAGATGTACAGATGACTCAATGCTTCCTGAAAGGCCACGGCAGCGTCAGTGGTGCCAACTGAGCAGCAGTGCTGAATGTTGTTAGTGAAAGCGTCAGACAGACCCCGAACATGTCGCACACAGCCTGCCCACACCATACGGGGGACGCGTGGGGGTGTTACATGAGTGAGGGGTGTGGGCAGAGATGCCGATACTAAGCATGCGTTGATGTGACACAGGCCAACTCTCCAGCAGCCCAGCGGACCGGGGCGGGTCTACAGCCAGTGGGCATGCTGGTGACAAACAGCTCGATGGCAGGGAGCTCTTACCGATCTGGAGTCACCTTCTCTGGCCAGGGCAGATTGAAAGATATTCTAGCATGGAATAAGGCACAAGGTTTGGTGAACTTAAAAAAACTGCAAAGCTAAACATCAGTGACACTCATCAAATGACCACAAATCTCTGATTTCATAGTCCACTCTTCATTTTTACAGCCTTCATAGTTCACACTTTGTAATGTCTTCAGTCAGGTGTGAATATGTATTAAACCCCAAAGCAGCTGTAGCACCTCAATGATGTTTGATACTCGCCTGATGTTGGTGGAATTTATTgtgaattaaaaaagaaatgtaacatGTGTTTTCTGGATaaagtgatttcagtgtttcatttcttGTGTTGTGCAAAACTTCGAAAAGTTGTGAgagtgtgctgcagtgtgtgtgtcaggagtgGAGGTTTGCCCGTGATGGATGTAGACCTCACCTCTCGACGGGGGTGGAGGTATTCTCAATGAAGCTGATCATCTTCTCCTTCACGTTTACTGACTTGGACTTGAGAGCAAACGTCATTTTGTTGACTAAAGACTTGACGCCTTTGCTGTCTCCAGGGCTACTTAGTGACTCTCCCTGAATCAGAGGGGAAAAGATAATCTGTTTAAAGAAGTAAAGATACATTCTGTCCAACATGAAGCTGAAGACAGACACGCAACATGATGCCCAAGTGATTTTCTTAATCTACTGACACGTGCATTCACACGTTTGAGGCCTCTTACGTCGgcagagctgaggctgctgTGAGATCCAGACGTGCTGACGATCCAGTGGACGTACGAAGAGTCGAGACCCTCCACGTTCATGTCTACCAGATGCTTTTGGAGGGCTGAAATCACACAAATTGACCAGGGGCCAGATATATAAACAATGTGCACATGCAAAATGGTATTTATGACAGAAGAGCAGGTTTCTAGAGACAGATATTCCCCCGCTTACCCATGAATCCTCCTTTAGCGATGCTGACatactctttgtttttctgtaagagaaaaactttaATCAGCAAAATGCAGATCATGCGACACTTTGTGTTCCCTCCAGCCACCTCCTCGTCCGTCTCTTTTCATGTCCCCCACCTGCAGGAAATGCGCCAGCACCATGTTCATGtacatgtcctcctcctccctcccgcTGCCCATGAAGCACAGGTGCTCTCCACTGGCGATGGAGCCGGACTCCAAAGACTGCTTCTGAGCCTCCAAGAGGGACTTCACCGAGAGAGCAAACTCAGAGGGGTTCTGGAGCATCTGTGAGAAGGAAGGGAAACACGTTTATTACACATTCAGGTATTTCATACATGTTTCAGGGAGAATCAGCAGTGTCTGCTCTCACCAGGTCGGAGTCCAGGTGGAAGGCGGTGGACAGGTGTCCAGAGTTGTACTGCTCTGCAGGCCGACAGTCCACCACGAAGAAACGTACTCCATCCTGAAAGCACAATCCATCATTATCAcattctcttctctttctttctgctcacATGGCTAACAAACAGAGGGTTGAGAGTAACGTGAGTGTTactgacctgctgcagctggttggCCTGCAGGATCTCAGGGACAGACACGAGGAGACACAGGGCCTGACTCAGGTCAGTGTCCTCTTCTTTCAGAGCCACCAGGCTGCTACCAAACAGATTCTGGTTCATCTGGCGGGACAGAAAAAGCACACACTTGGCGTTTGAACAAAGACTTCTCCTGCGCAGCTGCCTCTATCTCTCTGTTAGCTTTCTCTGCTCCACATGCATCAAACATATCCGTACACTGCCTCACCTTTCTGAGGGACAAAGGGGTCTTGCTCTGGTAATACTGGGCAAGAGAAAACAAATCTTCAATGTCCTCGGTTTCCAGGTGAGAAGGAGACGCTTCGAGCATTTCTGCGACAAAGAAAGTCGGGTTAAAGTCCAGAATTCAACATGATTACCAAACGAAGCGACGGCGAGTCAGACTTActgatgatgttttctttgctgtctCCTTCTTGTGTAAGGATGGTCTCTCTGCAGGCACATCAAAGAAAGACAGATCAAACTTACACTGAAGGTTTCTAAGCGTGGTCATGTTTCTGCAGGTTAGACTAACTGCTGCCTACTTGGCGTTGACGAGGATGATGAGcatgaggaagaagatgaggaagggGTCGGCCTGCTGCAGGTAGAAGTCCCACAAGGCCTGCGTAACTTCAGGAAGGCAGTGGCTGGAAAACAGACTGCCCAACTAAAGAGGAAATATGAAGAGACAACACATATATATTACCTGTCACCAGTCAGTAACTCGTCAGACAGAcggtggagaaaaaaaatacaaacccAGCTGAAGGCGTAGGAGTCAGGTGTGATCTTTTTGGTGTCCAAGAAGGAGCAGAGCTCGGGCTCGTGGTACTGCAGCAGTAGTCTGTACAGGTGGAAGGGTCGGCCATTCGGCACACATTCCCTGAAATGGACGTATGTGATACACGTTAGAATTCAggtctccacttcctgtctgtgtgtgagtggaatGTGACAGATGACTGAAGCAGGGCTCAGACCTGGGGATGTATTTATTCATAATAGCGTAGAAGCAGTTGTAGAGGTCGCTGCGGGGAAGCCGAAGCCCCAGTAGTGGTTTGAGAAGGTGCGGCCAGCTGAGCTCTGGGGTGAAGGAAATGTTGCGGGACTTGCAGTAGAACGTGATGACCGACTCAACATCAGACACCatttcactcctctcttcctccgACACTCCCAGCTGGTCTAAACATGGGAACCAAAGCAGGAAGTGTTAGTCACCTTACACAGATGTCGTCATCTACATTCGGCCTTAAAAAACAGGAAGCGGGGAAATGTAGAATGTGCCATGACAAGGAAAACTTAGCAGCACGACAAACCTAAATCATAAAATAATACATGAAAAGAGCACTCCTGCTGTGTTCGTAGTTTTTCTGAGCATCATTCTCATAAGAGACTTTCTATTTTGAGCTGTAACAGATCCTGCTGTCAACATGTCAGAAGAGCAGACTAATAAAAGTCATTTGTTCCTCTGAAATCCTGACGATCCTCTTTAGATACTCAGACTGTGAGCAAGAACCAAAATTAACACGacccttctttcttctctcctgctgcttcctggtgTGTGTCACACTCACCAGAAGGTGCTGCAAAGTTATATGCATCCATGAAAAGCTCCAAGAAAGGCTGCTTTCTGTTGCTGTATGTTGATGTTCCCTTAATGTTTTCTGCCCAGACGGCCGTCAACTAAAGTATGTGTAGCATTGAAAGAGCACAGCGATTTCTGATTGCTTAACTATAACTCTGTGGGACTAAAGATGACAGTTAAAACAGTTACTCCCAGTCAAAATCAGGGccctacattacccacaatgcagcttgATTTGTTGACAGTCTAGTCAGAGATTCAGATGTGCTGTGCTCGTAGCAGCTAATGTGATCTggagcctcaagcagagatgaggatgGGGCTGCAGGGGTCTGTAATTCCAAAATCCAGCATCTTGTCAAGGAACTGACTCACCAATCAGCTGCTGACTGCGGTTGTGAATGAGGGTCTGTTCTGGTAAATC
Proteins encoded in this window:
- the tbc1d23 gene encoding TBC1 domain family member 23 isoform X2: MADAAEEALQGSWDQDLAEALDSGGSDMEMERSVIQVQEHSAQHRAKMWKIALNVSGKGDSLSPWDGVLDLPEQTLIHNRSQQLIDQLGVSEEERSEMVSDVESVITFYCKSRNISFTPELSWPHLLKPLLGLRLPRSDLYNCFYAIMNKYIPRECVPNGRPFHLYRLLLQYHEPELCSFLDTKKITPDSYAFSWLGSLFSSHCLPEVTQALWDFYLQQADPFLIFFLMLIILVNAKETILTQEGDSKENIIKMLEASPSHLETEDIEDLFSLAQYYQSKTPLSLRKMNQNLFGSSLVALKEEDTDLSQALCLLVSVPEILQANQLQQDGVRFFVVDCRPAEQYNSGHLSTAFHLDSDLMLQNPSEFALSVKSLLEAQKQSLESGSIASGEHLCFMGSGREEEDMYMNMVLAHFLQKNKEYVSIAKGGFMALQKHLVDMNVEGLDSSYVHWIVSTSGSHSSLSSADGESLSSPGDSKGVKSLVNKMTFALKSKSVNVKEKMISFIENTSTPVERHVSSSDRVGKPYRGVKPVFSIGDEEEYDTDEIDSSSMSDDDRKEIVNIQTWINKPDVKHHIPCNEVKETGHMFPSHLLITATHMYCLREIASRKGFAYIQSRQALNSVVKITSKKKHPELITFKFGSNNSAGVEISAVERYLIPNAGDATKVIKQQIMKVLDALESS
- the tbc1d23 gene encoding TBC1 domain family member 23 isoform X1 codes for the protein MADAAEEALQGSWDQDLAEALDSGGSDMEMERSVIQVQEHSAQHRAKMWKIALNVSGKGDSLSPWDGVLDLPEQTLIHNRSQQLIDQLGVSEEERSEMVSDVESVITFYCKSRNISFTPELSWPHLLKPLLGLRLPRSDLYNCFYAIMNKYIPRECVPNGRPFHLYRLLLQYHEPELCSFLDTKKITPDSYAFSWLGSLFSSHCLPEVTQALWDFYLQQADPFLIFFLMLIILVNAKETILTQEGDSKENIIKMLEASPSHLETEDIEDLFSLAQYYQSKTPLSLRKMNQNLFGSSLVALKEEDTDLSQALCLLVSVPEILQANQLQQDGVRFFVVDCRPAEQYNSGHLSTAFHLDSDLMLQNPSEFALSVKSLLEAQKQSLESGSIASGEHLCFMGSGREEEDMYMNMVLAHFLQKNKEYVSIAKGGFMALQKHLVDMNVEGLDSSYVHWIVSTSGSHSSLSSADGESLSSPGDSKGVKSLVNKMTFALKSKSVNVKEKMISFIENTSTPVERISFNLPWPEKVTPDRHVSSSDRVGKPYRGVKPVFSIGDEEEYDTDEIDSSSMSDDDRKEIVNIQTWINKPDVKHHIPCNEVKETGHMFPSHLLITATHMYCLREIASRKGFAYIQSRQALNSVVKITSKKKHPELITFKFGSNNSAGVEISAVERYLIPNAGDATKVIKQQIMKVLDALESS